From a single Candidatus Binatota bacterium genomic region:
- a CDS encoding PPOX class F420-dependent oxidoreductase produces MANVRDRIALSEEEISAFIENAQTVIVGSNNHDGVPHMMPMWYSMVDGLISMHTYGASQKVVNLRRDPRGSALVEDGDTYGTLRGVFQRGYYDVIDDQDLCVEIGVKSANKYQDIPEDLSRPHVVEAVRKRVALVFHPEKTTSWDHRKLRAAGASDNGPGAD; encoded by the coding sequence ATGGCTAATGTACGCGATCGCATAGCGCTCAGCGAAGAAGAAATCAGCGCGTTCATAGAGAACGCACAGACCGTGATAGTTGGCAGCAACAACCACGACGGCGTACCCCACATGATGCCCATGTGGTACTCGATGGTGGACGGTCTTATCTCGATGCACACCTACGGAGCTTCGCAGAAAGTCGTCAACCTGCGGCGCGACCCGAGGGGGTCCGCCCTGGTCGAAGACGGTGATACCTACGGTACCCTGCGCGGCGTTTTTCAGCGCGGTTACTACGACGTCATCGACGATCAGGATCTTTGCGTGGAGATAGGGGTTAAGTCGGCCAACAAGTACCAGGATATTCCAGAAGATCTTTCTCGGCCTCACGTGGTAGAGGCCGTACGCAAGAGGGTGGCGTTGGTGTTTCACCCCGAGAAGACCACGAGCTGGGATCACCGCAAGCTGCGTGCCGCCGGCGCGTCGGACAACGGCCCCGGCGCCGACTGA
- a CDS encoding Lrp/AsnC family transcriptional regulator has product MTRRKTDPRILDAQELKIVRALVRDPRLSDNKLGEQNRIPVRTVSRKRARMEQDQLLRYFTELDMGESGTGHFQCRHMYIIRFEVDVRLSRFLEEINREPKVVTVFTRSVYESHVAEIDGRVALVMIIDGVSDADIVERFQEEILPALKSNHGKKAIEDVSTFRLLSKVRMLRNYIPDVNMDNGRISDSWHSDAIFVA; this is encoded by the coding sequence ATGACTAGACGAAAAACCGACCCGCGTATACTCGATGCCCAGGAGTTGAAGATCGTCCGCGCCCTGGTTCGCGACCCCCGCTTGTCGGACAACAAGCTGGGCGAGCAGAACCGAATCCCGGTGCGGACGGTCAGCCGGAAGCGCGCGCGCATGGAGCAGGACCAACTTCTGCGCTACTTCACCGAACTCGACATGGGCGAGTCGGGCACCGGCCATTTTCAGTGCCGGCACATGTACATCATCCGCTTTGAGGTCGACGTGCGGCTCAGCCGCTTCCTGGAAGAAATAAACCGCGAGCCCAAGGTCGTGACCGTATTCACCCGCTCGGTCTACGAATCCCACGTGGCCGAGATCGACGGCCGGGTGGCCCTGGTGATGATCATCGACGGGGTGTCGGACGCGGATATCGTTGAGCGATTCCAGGAAGAAATACTGCCCGCACTCAAGTCCAACCATGGAAAGAAGGCGATAGAGGACGTATCAACCTTCAGGCTGCTGTCAAAGGTGCGCATGCTGCGCAACTACATCCCCGACGTAAATATGGACAACGGGCGGATCAGCGACAGCTGGCACAGCGACGCGATCTTCGTGGCCTGA
- a CDS encoding arylesterase, producing MALLTARTVATLLVLLASCTVHEYGAPAREAPSADAPVVLFFGDSITAGTGVGQAAAFPAVVQERINSEGLDYRCVNAGVSGITTGGSLLRLPEFLREPPAVVVVELGANDVFRRVPSEAWTKNLVEIVERFQAAGSGVLIAGTLFPPFELRSGGAAEAVYRDVARLSSAPLLVDLMAGVAGDPALNVADGVHPNLEGHRRLAETLWPYLLPLLD from the coding sequence GTGGCTTTGCTGACAGCCAGGACCGTGGCCACGCTGCTCGTGCTGCTGGCTTCCTGCACTGTCCATGAATACGGTGCGCCCGCCCGTGAGGCGCCCTCGGCCGATGCCCCGGTTGTCCTGTTTTTTGGCGACAGCATCACTGCTGGCACCGGCGTGGGCCAGGCCGCTGCGTTTCCGGCGGTGGTGCAGGAAAGGATAAACAGCGAAGGTTTGGACTACCGCTGCGTCAACGCAGGTGTCTCCGGCATAACCACCGGCGGGTCCCTGTTGCGCCTGCCTGAGTTCCTGCGGGAGCCGCCAGCGGTGGTAGTTGTTGAGCTGGGCGCCAACGATGTGTTCCGACGGGTGCCGTCGGAGGCCTGGACGAAGAATCTTGTCGAGATCGTTGAGCGTTTCCAGGCGGCGGGCTCCGGGGTTCTGATAGCCGGGACCCTGTTTCCACCGTTTGAGCTGCGTTCGGGGGGAGCGGCAGAAGCCGTGTACCGAGACGTAGCCCGTCTCAGCTCGGCTCCGCTGCTGGTGGACCTGATGGCTGGGGTAGCTGGAGATCCGGCTCTCAACGTGGCCGACGGCGTGCACCCCAACCTCGAAGGGCATCGTCGCCTGGCAGAGACCCTGTGGCCCTACCTGCTGCCCTTGCTCGATTGA